A section of the Felis catus isolate Fca126 chromosome B2, F.catus_Fca126_mat1.0, whole genome shotgun sequence genome encodes:
- the LOC101092025 gene encoding histone H2A type 1-C, whose product MSGRGKQGGKARAKAKSRSSRAGLQFPVGRVHRLLRKGNYAERVGAGAPVYLAAVLEYLTAEILELAGNAARDNKKTRIIPRHLQLAIRNDEELNKLLGRVTIAQGGVLPNIQAVLLPKKTESHHKAKGK is encoded by the coding sequence ATGTCTGGACGTGGCAAGCAGGGAGGTAAGGCTCGCGCCAAGGCGAAGTCTCGCTCTTCTCGCGCCGGGCTGCAGTTCCCGGTGGGCCGCGTGCACCGCCTCCTCCGCAAGGGCAACTACGCCGAGCGGGTCGGGGCCGGCGCGCCGGTGTACCTGGCGGCCGTGCTGGAGTACCTGACGGCCGAGATCCTGGAGCTGGCGGGCAACGCGGCCCGCGACAACAAGAAGACGCGCATCATCCCGCGCCACCTGCAGCTGGCCATCCGCAACGACGAGGAGCTCAACAAGCTGCTGGGCCGCGTCACCATCGCGCAGGGCGGCGTCCTGCCCAACATCCAGGCCGTGTTGCTGCCCAAGAAGACCGAGAGCCACCACAAGGCCAAGGGCAAGTGA
- the LOC101092267 gene encoding histone H2B type 1-C/E/F/G/I, with the protein MPEPAKSAPAPKKGSKKAVTKAQKKDGKKRKRSRKESYSVYVYKVLKQVHPDTGISSKAMGIMNSFVNDIFERIAGEASRLAHYNKRSTITSREIQTAVRLLLPGELAKHAVSEGTKAVTKYTSSK; encoded by the coding sequence ATGCCTGAGCCAGCGAAGTCCGCTCCCGCCCCGAAGAAGGGCTCGAAGAAGGCGGTGACCAAGGCGCAGAAGAAGGACGGCAAGAAGCGCAAGCGCAGCCGCAAGGAGAGCTACTCGGTGTACGTGTACAAGGTGCTGAAGCAGGTGCACCCCGACACCGGCATCTCGTCCAAGGCCATGGGCATCATGAACTCGTTCGTCAACGACATCTTCGAGCGCATCGCGGGCGAGGCGTCGCGCCTGGCGCATTACAACAAGCGCTCGACCATCACGTCCCGGGAGATCCAGACGGCCGTGCGCCTGCTGCTGCCCGGGGAGCTGGCCAAGCACGCCGTGTCCGAGGGCACCAAGGCCGTCACCAAGTACACCAGCTCCAAGTAG